A genomic stretch from Aquila chrysaetos chrysaetos chromosome 1, bAquChr1.4, whole genome shotgun sequence includes:
- the SOD3 gene encoding extracellular superoxide dismutase [Cu-Zn], with the protein MLLLLSLVTGLALSASGVTTAKETDPSQESFHDIQKKVNDLWQNLLHPVMPGNETDGMIYATCEMKPSSKIDADKPQVTGQVLFRQHYSHGRLEAIFYLDGFPLDNNQSGRAIHIHELGDLSNGCDSTGGHYNPFGVNHPRHPGDFGNFFPKEGKIRKYKTNLFATMFGPYSIMGRSVVIHEQEDDMGKGNNKASLENGNAGKRLACCVIGICNKNLWEEKLSEVTDKKKRGLNKRT; encoded by the coding sequence atgcttctgcttctttctctggTCACTGGGCTTGCCCTGTCTGCCTCTGGTGTCACGACAGCCAAAGAAACCGATCCAAGCCAAGAGTCATTTCATgacatacagaaaaaagtgaACGACCTCTGGCAGAATTTGCTCCACCCGGTAATGCCTGGTAATGAGACTGATGGGATGATTTATGCCACTTGTGAAATGAAACCCAGCTCCAAAATAGATGCTGACAAGCCACAAGTGACTGGACAAGTCTTATTCAGACAGCATTACTCACATGGAAGATTAGAAGCCATTTTTTACTTGGATGGGTTTCCGTTGGATAATAATCAATCTGGTAGAGCTATACACATCCATGAGCTTGGGGATCTCAGCAACGGCTGTGATTCTACAGGAGGACATTATAACCCTTTCGGTGTGAATCACCCCCGTCACCCAGGGGATTTTggcaacttttttcctaaagaaggcaaaatcagaaaatacaaaacaaatctCTTTGCCACTATGTTTGGCCCATATTCCATCATGGGCAGATCTGTTGTGATCCATGAGCAGGAAGACGACATGGGCAAGGGCAACAATAAGGCCagtttggaaaatggaaatgctgggAAACGTCTGGCTTGCTGCGTGATTGGGATATGCAACAAGAACTTGTGGGAAGAGAAACTGTCTGAGGTTACAGACAAGAAGAAGAGAGGGCTCAACAAACGAACATAG